From the Oleiphilus messinensis genome, one window contains:
- the ltrA gene encoding group II intron reverse transcriptase/maturase, whose product MVPKVGALGEGLNIQNKGGALSYLNTRMPTGNDVTQRSDTKPAFGNNLFERVFQPENLQKAWKQVRANKGAAGIDGMTIDEFPTWVKGGHWKAVVNDLNSGRYQPSPVRRVEIDKPDGGKRLLGIPTITDRVIQQAIAQVLTPIFDPGFSSNSFGFRPNRNGQQAVKQVQHIIKTGRRFAVDVGLSKFFDRVNHDLLMTLLGRKVKDKRLLQLIKRYLRAGVIDNQFYMESREGVPQGGPLSPLLANIMLDPLDKELEKRGRSFARYADDFTILVNSPRAGERVLKSITRFIECRLKLVVNTTKSHVVKTSECKFQGFTFQAGRIQWHRSSLKNFIQEVRRLTNRNWGVSMKYQLFKLSQYLRGWINYFGIANCYQRCVDLDHWIRRRVRMAYWRQWRKPRTKVRNLMKRGVHVQVAVACGITSKGPWRSSKTPGINRALSLEYLKSEGLYSLRDGWIMLHYPE is encoded by the coding sequence ATGGTGCCAAAAGTAGGCGCCTTAGGCGAAGGCCTGAACATTCAGAATAAAGGAGGAGCCTTGTCATACTTGAACACACGAATGCCGACCGGTAATGACGTGACTCAGCGTAGTGATACGAAGCCAGCCTTTGGCAATAATCTATTCGAACGAGTTTTTCAGCCTGAGAACCTTCAAAAGGCTTGGAAACAAGTTCGAGCCAACAAGGGGGCCGCTGGCATTGATGGCATGACCATTGATGAGTTCCCGACCTGGGTAAAAGGTGGGCATTGGAAAGCAGTTGTTAACGACCTGAACTCAGGACGATACCAACCCTCACCCGTTCGACGCGTGGAGATCGATAAACCTGATGGCGGTAAACGCCTGCTGGGTATTCCCACGATTACTGATCGAGTGATTCAACAAGCCATCGCCCAAGTGCTAACGCCTATCTTCGATCCCGGCTTCTCTAGCAATAGCTTTGGATTCCGGCCTAATCGAAATGGGCAACAGGCGGTAAAACAGGTTCAACACATTATCAAAACGGGACGCCGTTTTGCTGTGGATGTCGGCCTGTCCAAGTTCTTTGACCGGGTTAACCACGATCTGCTAATGACGCTCCTTGGCCGCAAGGTGAAGGATAAGCGCCTATTACAACTGATCAAGCGTTATCTCCGAGCTGGGGTTATCGATAACCAGTTCTACATGGAGAGTCGAGAAGGAGTGCCACAAGGAGGACCTTTATCGCCTCTACTGGCTAACATTATGCTCGATCCTCTGGACAAAGAACTTGAGAAACGGGGACGCAGCTTTGCCCGCTATGCGGATGATTTTACGATCCTCGTAAACAGTCCTAGAGCGGGTGAACGTGTACTGAAAAGTATCACCCGTTTTATAGAATGCCGGCTGAAATTGGTTGTTAACACGACTAAAAGCCACGTCGTCAAAACCAGTGAATGCAAGTTCCAGGGATTCACTTTCCAGGCTGGACGCATCCAATGGCACCGGAGCTCCCTTAAGAATTTTATACAGGAAGTTCGACGTTTGACGAATCGCAACTGGGGAGTTTCGATGAAATATCAGCTCTTCAAACTGAGCCAATACCTACGTGGTTGGATTAACTACTTTGGTATCGCTAACTGCTATCAACGCTGCGTCGATCTGGATCACTGGATTCGTCGCAGGGTGCGAATGGCATATTGGCGTCAATGGCGAAAGCCACGCACCAAAGTTAGAAATCTCATGAAACGCGGTGTTCATGTTCAGGTGGCGGTTGCCTGTGGCATCACCAGCAAAGGCCCATGGCGTAGCTCTAAGACTCCGGGAATCAATCGAGCTCTATCATTGGAGTATTTGAAATCTGAGGGACTTTATTCATTACGCGATGGTTGGATTATGCTTCACTATCCTGAGTGA
- a CDS encoding GNAT family N-acetyltransferase, translated as MKTRLIGENDLEECARLYAQVFSSEPWNEDWTLEHAFNRLSHFYKSMGFLGVLLENESVVSFALGNWEPFYFGNMFYLREMCTHTRFQANGYGSRVYTALENELRANSVNSIYLTTEREIPAASFYQSNGFSYSEKMGFYAKRLNS; from the coding sequence ATGAAGACTCGTTTGATCGGAGAGAATGATCTTGAAGAGTGTGCAAGACTGTATGCTCAAGTATTTTCTAGCGAACCGTGGAACGAAGACTGGACATTGGAACACGCATTTAACCGTCTCAGTCATTTTTACAAATCTATGGGGTTTCTGGGCGTATTGCTTGAAAACGAAAGCGTTGTGAGTTTTGCATTAGGCAATTGGGAGCCATTTTACTTTGGCAATATGTTCTACCTAAGAGAAATGTGCACACATACTCGTTTCCAGGCTAATGGCTATGGCAGCAGGGTTTACACTGCCCTAGAAAATGAGCTTAGAGCTAACTCTGTAAATAGTATTTATTTAACAACTGAGCGTGAGATTCCTGCTGCTAGCTTTTATCAAAGTAATGGCTTTAGTTACAGCGAGAAAATGGGTTTTTATGCTAAGCGACTAAACTCATAA
- a CDS encoding type II toxin-antitoxin system VapC family toxin: MILMDTCAIIWDALDPKSITAPAMDAINKADENNALAISDISIWEISMLIKKRRIEVETTAANFINLFLQSRNVLVKLISPEIAELSVNFNSEINNDPADRIIAATSIIHNARLVTADKNLLSSEMIDTIW; this comes from the coding sequence ATGATACTAATGGATACATGCGCAATTATTTGGGACGCGCTTGACCCAAAAAGTATTACAGCTCCCGCAATGGATGCAATAAATAAAGCAGATGAAAACAATGCATTAGCAATCTCAGATATTTCAATTTGGGAAATATCTATGCTAATCAAAAAAAGAAGAATTGAAGTTGAAACAACGGCAGCAAATTTCATTAACTTATTTCTGCAATCAAGAAATGTTTTAGTAAAACTTATCTCTCCTGAAATAGCTGAATTATCAGTTAATTTTAATTCAGAAATAAACAATGACCCTGCCGACAGAATAATTGCAGCTACATCAATTATTCACAATGCGAGATTAGTCACAGCAGATAAAAACCTACTATCAAGTGAGATGATAGATACCATTTGGTGA
- a CDS encoding type II toxin-antitoxin system Phd/YefM family antitoxin — MRKWLKSLTWEHSHLLCMIYWNIVVQYSCTINTGKTMQTINISEFRANLLKYLEIANSGEQISVTSNGKLLATITPPENKREQAKKQLDTLATNAKIHDITSPIDADWDALT, encoded by the coding sequence ATGAGAAAATGGCTTAAAAGCTTGACTTGGGAACATAGTCACTTGTTATGCATGATTTATTGGAATATAGTTGTACAATATTCTTGTACAATAAATACAGGTAAAACCATGCAGACAATTAACATTAGTGAGTTTAGAGCTAACCTTTTGAAATATTTAGAGATAGCTAACTCTGGCGAACAAATTTCTGTCACCTCTAACGGAAAGTTGTTAGCAACAATAACACCGCCAGAAAACAAAAGAGAACAAGCAAAAAAACAGTTAGACACGTTGGCCACAAACGCAAAAATACATGATATTACTTCTCCAATAGATGCTGACTGGGATGCTTTGACATGA
- a CDS encoding transposase, whose protein sequence is MRSIYLRVCKPILSLENKTPTQNIRVDQLTSVKGVGNVLAYTPISELPELGKLNRKQIAALVGVAPMNRDSGVYAGKRFIRGDRSKIRTVLFMSIMPAIQYHPQLKPMYERMVTAGKPKKVAMVAWMRKQLTILNTMVKNGTFWDEKMA, encoded by the coding sequence GTGCGATCGATCTATCTCCGGGTTTGCAAACCAATCTTAAGCTTGGAAAACAAGACGCCCACTCAAAACATTCGAGTAGATCAACTTACGAGTGTAAAAGGGGTTGGCAATGTGCTCGCGTATACACCCATCAGTGAACTGCCTGAATTGGGCAAACTGAATCGAAAACAGATTGCTGCATTAGTTGGCGTTGCGCCCATGAACCGCGACAGTGGTGTATACGCAGGCAAGCGATTCATACGCGGCGATCGCAGTAAAATCCGCACCGTTTTGTTCATGTCGATCATGCCTGCCATACAATACCACCCACAATTGAAGCCGATGTATGAGCGGATGGTGACGGCTGGCAAACCCAAAAAAGTGGCCATGGTTGCCTGGATGCGGAAGCAACTGACTATCCTGAATACGATGGTCAAGAATGGAACTTTCTGGGATGAGAAAATGGCTTAA
- a CDS encoding transposase translates to MPKPRKAQISLDATPYYHCISRCVRRSFLCGVDHFTGKSYEHRRQWVEDRLILLARTFAIDVCAFAVMSNHTHTVLRINQAKAESWSTRDVIERWHGVYAGNALSKRYLSGDTLLDCEYHRLNSLAKLWRARLQDISWFMRSLNEPIARAANQEDQCTGRFWEGRFKCQALLDEQALAACLAYVDLNPIRAGIADSPESSDHTSVQKRIKAAKADTPHQPGYLLPFVGNPRKDQPDGLQFNLQDYLELLDWTGRIQRDDKRGSISTSLPPILQRLKINERQWTQLTGKMESLFPTFVGKAEQVKIASQGLGHRRVSGLAQCRSLFPT, encoded by the coding sequence ATGCCGAAACCAAGGAAAGCTCAAATTTCACTTGACGCAACGCCCTACTACCACTGTATATCCCGCTGCGTGCGCCGAAGTTTCCTCTGTGGTGTCGATCATTTCACCGGTAAAAGCTACGAACACCGGAGACAATGGGTCGAGGATCGATTGATCCTGTTGGCACGCACCTTTGCCATTGATGTCTGCGCTTTTGCCGTCATGTCAAACCACACCCATACCGTACTTCGGATCAATCAAGCGAAGGCCGAAAGCTGGAGCACAAGAGACGTCATTGAACGTTGGCATGGTGTTTACGCCGGGAATGCACTTTCCAAGCGGTATTTATCTGGCGATACATTACTCGACTGTGAGTACCACCGTTTAAATAGCTTAGCAAAACTATGGCGAGCGCGTTTACAAGATATCAGCTGGTTCATGCGATCATTGAATGAACCCATAGCGCGTGCAGCCAATCAGGAAGATCAATGCACTGGACGCTTCTGGGAAGGCAGGTTTAAATGTCAGGCGTTACTGGATGAACAAGCCTTAGCAGCTTGTCTCGCCTATGTCGATCTGAACCCGATCCGCGCCGGTATTGCCGATTCGCCGGAATCATCGGATCACACATCTGTTCAAAAACGGATTAAAGCGGCAAAGGCTGACACACCTCATCAACCGGGTTATCTGTTACCCTTCGTCGGAAACCCCAGAAAAGACCAACCGGACGGCCTTCAGTTTAACTTACAAGATTACCTCGAGCTACTGGATTGGACCGGACGAATTCAACGGGACGACAAGCGCGGATCGATCTCAACATCTCTACCGCCGATATTGCAACGTCTGAAGATCAACGAAAGACAGTGGACTCAACTCACAGGAAAGATGGAATCCTTATTCCCGACCTTCGTTGGCAAAGCTGAACAGGTGAAAATCGCCAGTCAGGGCCTCGGTCACCGACGGGTTTCTGGATTGGCCCAGTGTCGAAGTTTGTTTCCGACATAA
- a CDS encoding GNAT family N-acetyltransferase: MFVIREMLISDYQTVIELWNETENLSLRDADSKQGIETYLNRNKGLSFVALQENEIIGALLVGTDGRRGYLQHLSVSSEHRGKGVGKKLVSESISALSSIGISKTHLFVLNENVQAQEFYEKCGWFPREEIKMYSFNSSTNVNV; the protein is encoded by the coding sequence ATGTTCGTAATTAGAGAGATGTTAATTTCTGATTATCAGACTGTTATAGAATTATGGAACGAAACGGAAAACCTTTCATTGAGGGATGCAGATTCTAAACAAGGTATTGAAACATACCTTAATAGAAACAAAGGTCTTAGCTTTGTTGCATTACAAGAAAATGAAATAATTGGTGCATTATTGGTAGGCACCGATGGGCGCAGAGGGTATCTACAGCATTTATCAGTTTCGTCTGAACACAGAGGTAAAGGGGTTGGTAAAAAGCTTGTTTCTGAATCAATAAGTGCCTTATCATCAATCGGTATTTCAAAAACTCATTTGTTTGTTCTAAACGAAAATGTGCAAGCTCAAGAGTTTTACGAAAAGTGCGGATGGTTTCCAAGAGAAGAAATAAAAATGTATTCTTTTAATAGTTCAACTAACGTGAACGTATGA
- a CDS encoding transposase, with the protein MENKTPTQNIRVDQLTSVKGVGNVLAYTLISELPELGKLNRKQIAALVGVAPMNRDSGTYAGKRFIRGGRSKVRTVLFMSIMSAIQYHPQLKPMYERMVTAGKPKKVAMVACMRKQLTILNTMVKNGTFWDEKMA; encoded by the coding sequence TTGGAAAACAAGACGCCCACTCAAAACATTCGAGTAGATCAACTTACGAGTGTAAAAGGGGTTGGCAATGTGCTCGCGTATACACTCATCAGTGAACTGCCTGAATTGGGCAAACTGAATCGAAAACAGATTGCTGCATTAGTTGGCGTTGCGCCCATGAACCGCGACAGTGGTACTTACGCAGGCAAGCGATTCATACGCGGCGGTCGCAGTAAAGTCCGCACCGTTTTGTTCATGTCGATCATGTCTGCCATACAATATCACCCACAATTGAAGCCGATGTATGAGCGGATGGTGACGGCTGGCAAACCCAAAAAGGTGGCCATGGTTGCCTGCATGAGGAAGCAACTGACCATCCTGAATACGATGGTCAAGAATGGAACTTTCTGGGATGAGAAAATGGCTTAA
- the vapC gene encoding type II toxin-antitoxin system VapC family toxin — MNQILIDTCVWSLALRGKSTRNKEIAAELSKIIDQGSVMIIGPVRQELLSGYSDRNQYLKLKQKLDYFPNQPVIDDDYILAAEYSNTCRAKGIQGSHTDFLICAVTTRVKAAIFTADKDFQHYKLHLPIVLHP, encoded by the coding sequence GTGAACCAAATATTGATTGATACTTGTGTATGGTCACTGGCATTAAGAGGCAAAAGCACCAGAAACAAGGAAATTGCCGCAGAACTTTCTAAAATCATTGACCAAGGTTCAGTAATGATAATTGGACCCGTGCGGCAAGAACTCCTTTCTGGGTACAGTGACAGAAACCAATACCTCAAACTTAAACAAAAATTAGATTACTTTCCTAACCAACCTGTCATAGATGATGACTATATTCTCGCAGCGGAATACTCCAATACCTGTCGCGCTAAAGGGATACAAGGATCGCACACTGATTTTTTAATCTGTGCCGTTACAACAAGAGTAAAAGCAGCCATATTTACAGCTGATAAAGATTTCCAACATTATAAGTTACATTTACCAATTGTTTTGCACCCTTAA
- a CDS encoding type II toxin-antitoxin system VapB family antitoxin codes for MATNLALDNSLLDAALKVGGFKSKKDTVNAALKEFIERRKQQEIKELFGNLPADEDYDYKQGR; via the coding sequence ATGGCAACAAATTTAGCATTGGATAATAGTCTATTAGATGCAGCGTTAAAAGTCGGTGGTTTTAAATCCAAGAAAGATACTGTTAATGCGGCATTGAAAGAGTTTATTGAACGAAGAAAACAGCAAGAAATTAAGGAATTATTCGGTAACTTGCCTGCCGATGAAGACTATGATTACAAACAGGGCCGCTAG
- a CDS encoding type II toxin-antitoxin system Phd/YefM family antitoxin — MKTELVTTLKRQATKILAELHETKEPVLITEHGKPSAYLIDFEDYESMKDRMQILEGIARGERAVFEGKVYSESEAEEKMSKWLK, encoded by the coding sequence ATGAAAACTGAATTGGTAACGACATTAAAGCGGCAAGCGACCAAAATACTCGCAGAGCTGCATGAAACAAAAGAGCCTGTTCTAATCACTGAGCATGGGAAGCCTTCGGCATACTTAATTGATTTTGAAGATTATGAATCAATGAAGGATCGTATGCAGATACTTGAAGGGATCGCTAGAGGCGAACGAGCAGTTTTTGAAGGGAAAGTTTATTCTGAATCGGAAGCGGAAGAGAAAATGAGCAAATGGCTCAAATAA
- a CDS encoding type II toxin-antitoxin system RelE/ParE family toxin: MAQIKWTDPALTDLNEIAEYIALDKPSAAKKLVQDVFKEIKRLKQFPESGRLPDELIGSNYREVIVGPCRIFYRAERNKVYILYVMRSERALRRFILNDRDGEIS; this comes from the coding sequence ATGGCTCAAATAAAATGGACTGATCCTGCATTAACAGACCTTAATGAAATAGCAGAATACATAGCACTCGATAAGCCAAGTGCAGCTAAAAAACTCGTTCAAGATGTTTTCAAAGAAATTAAGCGCCTAAAGCAATTTCCAGAATCGGGCCGATTACCTGATGAGTTGATTGGATCAAACTATCGAGAGGTAATCGTTGGTCCATGCAGAATATTTTATCGAGCTGAACGAAATAAAGTCTATATTCTTTATGTCATGCGAAGTGAAAGAGCATTGAGGCGATTTATTCTCAACGATCGAGATGGGGAGATCAGCTAA
- a CDS encoding DMT family transporter: MANNLYKGYFMALGAVLIWSGFILVSRQGGLSPLTAYDVIAIRYITCATLLLPVWYFFFPFKLLKPKLIAVSLVGGLVYALFAFNGFKTTPASHAAVMMPGLMPLFITFLAVYLNREKQGAAKWLGIALISTGIGALLWHEWQSAQGVLEGHLLIVSAAFCWALYSVLIQRWKISPWEATVSLAVITCALYLPVYLIGLPANLSAATWEDIALQAFYQGFMATIVQMMLYVYAVRSIGAPAMGSMMAMVPVIAGIAAIPLFDEPFTATLMGALVLVSAGLWIANHYNVKAARASREAAVSQST, from the coding sequence ATGGCAAACAACCTTTACAAAGGCTATTTCATGGCACTGGGTGCTGTTCTGATCTGGTCGGGTTTTATCCTTGTTTCAAGACAGGGCGGGCTCAGTCCCCTGACAGCATATGATGTCATTGCCATTCGGTACATCACCTGTGCCACCCTGCTGCTCCCTGTGTGGTATTTTTTCTTTCCATTCAAACTCCTGAAGCCAAAATTGATTGCCGTTAGTCTGGTTGGGGGGCTGGTATATGCCCTGTTTGCTTTTAACGGTTTCAAAACGACACCGGCTTCCCATGCGGCGGTTATGATGCCGGGGTTGATGCCGCTGTTTATTACCTTTTTAGCGGTCTATCTCAACCGGGAAAAGCAAGGTGCGGCGAAATGGCTGGGTATTGCGCTGATTTCCACCGGTATTGGTGCCCTGCTCTGGCACGAATGGCAATCTGCACAGGGTGTTCTGGAAGGGCATTTGCTGATCGTGAGTGCGGCTTTCTGCTGGGCGCTGTATTCGGTATTGATTCAGCGTTGGAAAATATCGCCTTGGGAGGCAACGGTCAGTCTGGCAGTGATCACCTGCGCCCTTTACCTACCGGTTTACCTGATTGGCCTTCCTGCTAACCTGAGTGCCGCGACCTGGGAAGATATTGCCTTACAGGCGTTTTATCAGGGTTTTATGGCAACAATTGTTCAGATGATGCTCTATGTCTATGCCGTCCGGAGTATTGGCGCACCGGCAATGGGTTCCATGATGGCCATGGTGCCAGTGATTGCGGGTATCGCGGCCATTCCCCTATTCGATGAGCCGTTCACGGCAACCTTGATGGGGGCCCTTGTTTTAGTCAGCGCAGGTTTGTGGATTGCCAATCATTACAACGTGAAAGCAGCCCGTGCCAGCCGCGAAGCTGCGGTAAGTCAAAGCACTTAA
- a CDS encoding 2-hydroxymuconate tautomerase family protein produces the protein MPYINIKITDESVTAEQKAKLIQGATQLLVDVLNKNPATTVVVIDEVNTDNWGIGGEVVTKLREQAQS, from the coding sequence ATGCCCTACATCAACATCAAAATAACGGACGAATCTGTTACTGCCGAACAAAAAGCGAAACTGATTCAAGGGGCCACTCAATTGTTAGTGGACGTGTTAAACAAAAACCCTGCGACCACAGTTGTTGTCATCGACGAAGTCAATACAGATAACTGGGGTATTGGCGGTGAGGTTGTGACAAAATTGCGTGAACAGGCTCAGTCTTGA
- a CDS encoding alpha/beta fold hydrolase has product MPHIFTRDQQNIYFRKLGRGIPVLMLHGIGMDSRHWLPFITPYLTRFQFYLPDFRGAGHSANVPITKPDVFKCLKDDVEDLILQLKLQEFILVGYSLGASTALQLQLEGGFDQVIRYLQIDQSPCILNRPGWNGGLMGDNQTAFCHQLAQLDDVLARHPAEMTLQQLPKADRKLATQYLVEVLSVVIGNPLLVNFLRQAGRSPALLTRLAGPTTLHNLRSYLHTYYTNENDYRDSFNSCDKPVTVFIGKKSPLYEYNGQLETARQIKHCRTVLFNQSGHLPQVDEPIKFGRELGRFLTGPK; this is encoded by the coding sequence GTGCCCCATATATTCACCCGGGACCAACAGAACATCTATTTTCGAAAGCTGGGCCGGGGTATACCCGTGCTCATGCTGCACGGTATCGGCATGGACAGCCGCCACTGGCTTCCCTTTATTACACCTTATTTAACCCGTTTCCAATTTTATCTGCCGGACTTTCGTGGTGCGGGTCATTCCGCGAACGTTCCGATTACCAAACCTGATGTATTCAAGTGCCTGAAAGACGATGTAGAGGATTTAATCCTGCAACTTAAATTACAAGAATTTATTTTGGTGGGTTATTCACTAGGCGCATCAACTGCACTGCAATTACAACTCGAAGGCGGATTCGATCAGGTCATCCGTTATTTACAGATTGACCAAAGCCCGTGCATACTCAATCGCCCCGGCTGGAACGGAGGCTTGATGGGCGACAATCAAACGGCGTTCTGCCACCAGCTTGCGCAACTCGATGATGTGCTGGCCCGGCACCCGGCGGAAATGACCCTGCAACAATTGCCCAAGGCTGACCGGAAACTGGCCACACAATACCTCGTTGAGGTACTCAGCGTCGTCATCGGTAATCCTTTGCTGGTCAACTTTCTTCGCCAGGCCGGTCGCTCCCCTGCTCTGTTAACGCGACTGGCAGGCCCAACGACCCTGCATAACCTGAGATCCTACCTGCACACATACTATACCAACGAAAATGACTATCGCGACAGCTTCAACAGCTGTGACAAACCGGTAACAGTATTTATCGGAAAGAAATCGCCACTATACGAGTACAACGGACAACTGGAAACTGCCCGACAAATCAAACATTGCCGAACAGTACTCTTCAATCAATCCGGGCATCTCCCACAAGTTGACGAGCCGATTAAATTTGGCCGGGAACTGGGGAGATTTCTGACTGGGCCGAAGTAG
- a CDS encoding HD domain-containing protein has product MNIKPLESLPELLAAIESFGSAHYGEAVTQEQHMLQCATLAEREGAPDSLIVAALLHDIGHSLRVNAVARPETDFHHEVAGARMLTKLFAETITTPIQLHVAAKRYLCAIDRSYFEGLSDASVHSLELQGGPMTEEQCQRFRNAEYFEEAIALRRYDDLGKDIGADVPPLQYFVPLMEKMLKSSN; this is encoded by the coding sequence ATGAATATCAAGCCGCTCGAGTCTTTGCCTGAATTATTGGCCGCGATTGAATCGTTCGGGTCAGCTCACTACGGTGAGGCCGTAACCCAGGAACAGCATATGTTGCAGTGTGCGACATTGGCGGAACGTGAGGGCGCACCTGATTCATTAATTGTTGCGGCATTACTGCACGATATTGGCCATTCCCTGCGCGTGAACGCCGTGGCCCGGCCTGAAACTGACTTTCATCATGAAGTGGCTGGTGCCCGGATGCTGACCAAACTATTTGCTGAAACCATCACCACTCCGATTCAGTTGCACGTTGCTGCAAAACGCTATCTTTGCGCGATTGACCGAAGCTATTTTGAAGGCCTGAGTGATGCTTCAGTCCACAGTCTCGAGCTGCAAGGTGGGCCAATGACGGAGGAACAGTGTCAACGTTTCCGGAATGCAGAATACTTCGAAGAAGCCATCGCCCTGCGTCGCTATGATGATCTGGGCAAAGACATCGGGGCTGACGTACCGCCCCTGCAATACTTTGTGCCACTGATGGAAAAAATGCTCAAATCTTCCAATTGA
- the phnX gene encoding phosphonoacetaldehyde hydrolase: MFHYQRKYSGAIQAVIFDWAGTTVDFGSMAPIQAFKMLFAKEGITVSDTQARAPMGTEKREHIRQMLAMEAIRKAWLESKGTAPTEQCIDRLYHEFVPIQIEAIRTTTQLIPGLVDTLNDLKARSIHIGANTGYNTEMYQAVAAAAAELGYQPEANVCATEVSLGRPYPYMAQAVMQKLGVVAVQSCIKVDDTTTGIEEGLNAGMWTVAVALTGNYLGYGPEEWAALDESERQPLIESARLAASRSGAHFVIDSVAELPAVIDKIEQRLSQGMHP, from the coding sequence ATGTTTCATTATCAACGTAAATATTCCGGTGCCATCCAGGCCGTTATTTTTGACTGGGCAGGTACGACCGTAGACTTCGGATCAATGGCCCCCATTCAGGCGTTTAAAATGCTTTTCGCCAAAGAAGGGATTACCGTCTCGGATACGCAGGCCAGAGCACCAATGGGTACCGAGAAGCGGGAGCATATCCGGCAAATGCTGGCGATGGAGGCCATTCGCAAAGCCTGGTTGGAGAGCAAAGGTACAGCGCCAACGGAGCAGTGCATAGATCGTTTGTACCATGAATTTGTGCCAATTCAGATTGAAGCGATTCGCACCACAACCCAGTTGATACCGGGTTTGGTAGACACCCTGAATGATTTGAAAGCACGTAGTATTCATATCGGTGCCAATACCGGGTACAACACCGAAATGTACCAGGCTGTGGCAGCGGCAGCAGCGGAACTCGGTTATCAACCGGAGGCGAATGTGTGTGCCACCGAGGTTTCCTTGGGACGGCCTTATCCCTACATGGCTCAGGCTGTAATGCAAAAACTGGGCGTTGTAGCGGTGCAAAGTTGTATCAAGGTAGATGACACCACAACCGGTATCGAGGAAGGTCTCAATGCAGGAATGTGGACCGTAGCAGTTGCCCTGACCGGGAATTATCTGGGCTACGGGCCTGAAGAGTGGGCGGCTCTGGATGAGTCTGAGCGTCAACCGTTGATCGAAAGTGCCCGTTTGGCTGCGAGTCGGTCCGGTGCCCACTTTGTGATTGACTCGGTTGCTGAATTGCCTGCGGTTATCGATAAAATCGAACAACGTTTGTCTCAGGGTATGCATCCCTGA